GTCGCCGACGCCCTCGCGAAGAACATGGGCCCCAGGCCCGAGGTCAGCGGTTGGTACGCCGCCTTCCTTCGCGATGTGGTGCTGCCCCACGCGACGTTCTTCTCCGTGTTGGTGACCGTGGGCGAGATCGCCGTGGGGCTCGGATTGATCGCCGGCCTCTTCACGGGCGTGGCCGCGTTCTTCGGCGGGTTCATGAACCTCTGCTTCATGCTCGCCGGCACCGCGGGCATCAACCCCGTGCTCTTCGTGCTCGCCACCTGGCTGGTGCTGGCCTGGCGGGTCGCGGGTCACTGGGGCCTCGACCGCTGGGTGCTCCCGAGGCTGGGCGCGCCGGGCTGGCCCGGCCCCCGCGCCTGGCGCCGCCGCGAGCTCCTCGCTGCGTTCCGCAACGGCTGACCGTCGTCCAACGAAGGCGCTGCACAGATCTGGATTTCGACCGACGCGCGCCGGTGGCGCAGAGCCCGCGCGGTGCTTTAGCTACCTTCGCCGTCCACGAGAGAGAGCGCGTGCCCACCACCGCCGTTGTCGCCCTCGCGCTGCTCGCCGCCGCACCCGCGACCACGAGCGTGCGCACGTACTGGGTCGAGCCGAGCCAGGTGTTCGTGCAGGTCAGCGCGAGCCACAAGGTGCCGCACCTGGCCATCCTCGAGCGCGGAAACGCGGTGCAGGTGGTGGGCTGCGTGCCCGACTGCGCCGCCAAGGACGCCTGGGCGCTGCTCTCGCCCGCCGGTGCGCTGCCCCTGGCGCTGCTCTCGCCGGAGCCGGTGGCGGGAGCGATCCCCGTCGACGCGCGCTTCGTGTACGGGCACGCCAAGCCGGGCGCCGCCATCCACGCCGGGCCCGACGCGAAGAGCCCGCGCATCAGCCGCGCGGCGGGCGACATCACCCTCGCGTTCGTGGACGACGCGCCGCTCGCTGCCAAGGGTTGGCTGCGCGCCGTCGATGGCGGCTACGTCTCCACCGACGACGTCCACCTCATCCAGCCCTCCACGTTCTCCGGCCTGCACAACCCGCCAGATGTGGTGGCCTTCTTCCTCAAGACCACCAAGGCCAAGCGGATCCACGGGGATCCGTCGAGCACGGATGAGGAGATCGCCCGGCTCGCGTGGCGCGAGGTGATCGACGAGGACCACGACGTGGTGCACGTGCCCCAGGGGAACGTGCCGCGCAGCGCGGTCCGCATCGCCAAGAAGCGCGAGCGGCCCGCGGCCATTCCACCGGATGCGCACTGGGTCGTGGTTGATCTCGATCAACAGACGCTCACCGCCTACGAGGGCGACAAGCTGGTGTTCGCCACGCTGGTCTCCACGGGCAAGCCCACCTTCGAGACGGGCTCGGGCCTGTTCCAGGTCTGGTA
This genomic interval from Deltaproteobacteria bacterium contains the following:
- a CDS encoding DoxX family membrane protein; protein product: MATHATSWSADEIPTPTGLRGFYYSRFSAPLWLAVRLGVGATWLYAGIEKLVDANGAWMGAYAGAAVRGFVADALAKNMGPRPEVSGWYAAFLRDVVLPHATFFSVLVTVGEIAVGLGLIAGLFTGVAAFFGGFMNLCFMLAGTAGINPVLFVLATWLVLAWRVAGHWGLDRWVLPRLGAPGWPGPRAWRRRELLAAFRNG
- a CDS encoding L,D-transpeptidase yields the protein MPTTAVVALALLAAAPATTSVRTYWVEPSQVFVQVSASHKVPHLAILERGNAVQVVGCVPDCAAKDAWALLSPAGALPLALLSPEPVAGAIPVDARFVYGHAKPGAAIHAGPDAKSPRISRAAGDITLAFVDDAPLAAKGWLRAVDGGYVSTDDVHLIQPSTFSGLHNPPDVVAFFLKTTKAKRIHGDPSSTDEEIARLAWREVIDEDHDVVHVPQGNVPRSAVRIAKKRERPAAIPPDAHWVVVDLDQQTLTAYEGDKLVFATLVSTGKPTFETGSGLFQVWYKTRHTTMNGRREPYHVEEVPDVLYFHGPDGLHGTFWHERFGHTASHGCVNLSPADARWLFDWAPPTIPDGWHGVFVQPGETSLWVWVMHGDKAPTTAQAAPLSRPEGSPEDDDDG